In Dama dama isolate Ldn47 chromosome 9, ASM3311817v1, whole genome shotgun sequence, the following proteins share a genomic window:
- the SAFB2 gene encoding scaffold attachment factor B2, which produces MAETLAGSSDSGSGTAAVVSGVSEVGTRRLSDLRVIDLRAELKKRNLDTGGNKSVLMERLKKAVKEEGQDPDEIGIALEATSKKTKRCVKEQKAEEEGTEDNGLEEDSRDGQEDMEASLEGLPSIDMMDVNVLEETEVENSAAPDFGEDGTDSILESLCESKVYVATQLRELPAQFTGHAVDGEGFENTLDASSLDFKVPPDIEEPLLEPENEKILDILGETCKSEPVKEEGSELEQPFAQETSSVGPDRKLAEEEDLFDSAHPEEGDLDLANESTAHAQSSKADTLLAVVKREPVEQTGDDERTDCEPVGLEKPIEQSSKASEHTEACSEEAAEAPPEASSPDPGDSKEDVKKFAFEACNEVPPAPKESSASEGADQKMSSFKEEKDIKPIVKDEKGRISNSSGRNLWVSGLSSTTRATDLKNLFSKYGKVVGAKVVTNARSPGARCYGFVTMSTSDEATKCISHLHRTELHGRMISVEKAKNEPSGKKLSDRKECEVKKEKLSSVDRHHSVEIKVEKTIIKKEEKMEKKEEKEPEDIKKEEKDENELKSGPENRSRVTKSGSRGMERTVVMDKSKGEPVISVKTTSRSKERSSKSQDRKSESKEKRDILSFDKIKEQRERERQRQREREIRETERRREREQREREQRLEAFHEGKEKARLEREREQLDRQWQRLERERLERERLERERERVERERRREQERIQREREELRHQQEQLRYEQERRSVVRRPYDIGRRDDAYWPEGKRMAMEDRYRPDFPRPDHRFHHFDHRDRGRYQEHVADRREGSRSVMGERDGQHYSDERHSHGGPPERHARDSRDGWGGYGSDKRMSEGRGPPPPPRGGRDWSEHSQRLEEHQERTWPGTVDTDTAGREHSRWQGGERGLSGPSGPGHMADRGGISGRGGFAHGGHTQGDVVPAGGLDSDGLAGQDRGNRDPYPHFTRHY; this is translated from the exons ATGGCGGAGACTCTGGCAGGGTCCAGCGACTCGGGTTCTGGCACGGCCGCTGTCGTCTCGGGCGTCTCAGAGGTCGGGACGCGGCGACTCAGCGACCTGAGGGTGATCGACCTGCGGGCGGAGCTGAAGAAGAGGAACCTGGACACGGGCGGCAACAAGAGCGTCCTGATGGAGCGGCTCAAGAAG GCGGTTAAGGAAGAAGGGCAGGATCCTGATGAAATTGGTATTGCCTTGGAAGCCACAAGCAAGAAGACAAAGAGATGCGTGAAAG AACAAAAGGCAGAAGAGGAAGGCACTGAAGACAATGGCCTGGAAGAAGATTCCAGAGACGGGCAG GAGGATATGGAAGCAAGTTTGGAGGGTTTGCCGAGTATTGACATGATGGACGTTAATGTGTTAGAAGAAACCGAAGTTGAGAACAGCGCTGCTCCAGACTTCGGGGAGGATGGCACTGACAGCATCCTTGAATCCCTTTGTGAGAGCAAAGTCTACGTGGCCACGCAGCTGAGGGAGCTCCCGGCTCAGTTCACAGGACACGCT gttgaTGGCGAAGGCTTCGAGAACACTTTGGATGCTTCATCATTGGACTTCAAAGTACCTCCG GATATTGAAGAACCTCTGTTGGAGCCAG aaaatgagaaaatactcgacATTTTGGGGGAAACTTGTAAATCTGAGCCAGTAAAAGAAGAAGGTTCCGAGCTGGAGCAGCCATTTGCACAGGAAACAAGTAGCGTGGGGCCAGACAGAAAACTTGCGGAGGAAGAGGACCTTTTTGACAGCGCCCATCCGGAGGAGGGTGATTTAGATTTGGCCAACGAGTCAACAGCACACGCTCAGTCGAGCAAGGCAGACACCCTGTTAGCGGTAGTGAAAAGGGAGCCCGTGGAGCAGACAGGCGATGACGAGAGGACGGACTGTGAGCCTGTAGGGCTAGAGAAGCCAATTGAGCAGAGTAGTAAAGCCTCAGAGCACACGGAAGCCTGTAGCGAGGAGGCCGCGGAAGCGCCCCCGGAAGCCTCAAGCCCGGACCCCGGGGATAGCAAAGAAGACGTGAAGAAGTTTGCTTTTGAAGCTTGTAATGAAGTCCCTCCGGCTCCTAAAGAGTCCTCAGCCAGTGAGGGCGCTGATCAGAAAATGAG ctcttttaaggaagaaaaagatataaagccAATCGTTAAAGATGAAAAAG GTCGAATCAGCAATAGCTCTGGAAGGAATCTATGGGTCAGTGGACTGTCTTCCACAACTCGGGCGACAGATCTGAAGAACCTCTTCAGCAAATATGGAAAG GTTGTTGGAGCCAAAGTGGTGACCAATGCCCGAAGTCCTGGGGCCCGGTGCTATGGGTTTGTCACCATGTCAACATCTGATGAGGCCACAAAGTGTATCAGCCATCTCCACAGAACTGAGCTTCACGGAAGGATGATCTCTGTTGAGAAG GCCAAAAACGAACCTTCTGGGAAAAAGCTGTCTGACAGAAAAGAGTGCgaagtgaagaaggaaaaattgTCTAGTGTTGACAGACATCATTCAGTGGAGATCAAAGTTGAAAA AACCATCattaagaaggaagagaagatggagaaaaaggaggaaaaagagcctgaagacattaaaaaggaagagaaagatgaaaatgaGCTGAAATCAGGACCTGAAAATCGGTCCAGAGTCACGAAATCAG GAAGCAGAGGAATGGAACGAACTGTTGTAATGGACAAATCCAAAGGGGAGCCTGTCATCAGTGTGAAAACCACAAGCAGGTCAAAAGAGAGA AGCTCAAAGAGTCAGGATCGCAAGTCGGAAAGCAAGGAGAAGAGAGACATCCTGTCGTTTGATAAAATCAAAGAGCAGAGGGAGCGAGAGCGCCAGAGGCAGCGGGAGCGGGAGATCCGAGAGACGGAGAGGCGGCG AGAGCGTGAGCAGCGGGAGCGAGAGCAGCGCCTGGAGGCCTTCCACGAGGGCAAGGAGAAGGCACGGCTGGAGCGGGAACGCGAGCAGCTTGACCGCCAGTGGCAGCGCCTGGAGCGTGAGCGCCTGGAGCGCGAACGGCTGGAGCGGGAGCGGGAGCGCGTGGAGCGGGAGCGCCGGCGTGAGCAGGAACGTATCCAGCGGGAGCGTGAGGAGCTGCGGCACCAGCAGGAGCAGCTACGCTATGAGCAGGAACGGCGGTCGGTGGTCAGGAGGCCCTACGACATTGGGCG gcgAGATGACGCCTATTGGCCAGAAGGAAAGCGCATGGCCATGGAGGACAGGTACCGCCCAGACTTCCCTCGGCCTGATCACCGTTTCCACCACTTCGACCACCGTGACCGGGGCCGGTACCAGGAGCATGTAGCTGACAG GAGGGAAGGTTCAAGGTCAGTGATGGGAGAGCGAGATGGGCAG CACTACTCAGACGAGCGCCACAGCCATGGAGGACCACCAGAGCGCCACGCCCGCGACTCCCGAGACGGCTGGGGCGGCTACGGCTCCGACAAGAGGATGAGCGAGGGCCGGGGGCCGCCACCTCCACCCAG GGGTGGCCGTGACTGGTCGGAGCACAGCCAGAGGCTGGAGGAACATCAGGAGCGCACCTGGCCGGGAACAGTGGACACGGACACAGCGGGCCGGGAGCACTCGCGGTGGCAAG GTGGTGAGAGGGGCCTGTCTGGACCCTCAGGCCCTGGGCACATGGCAGATCGGGGCGGAATATCGGG GCGAGGCGGCTTTGCACACGGTGGGCACACCCAGGGTGACGTGGTGCCTGCTGGAGGCCTCGACAGCGACGGACTGGCTGGCCAGGACCGGGGCAACAGAGACCCGTACCCCCACTTCACCCGCCACTACTAG